The Oscillatoria sp. FACHB-1407 genome includes a window with the following:
- a CDS encoding SDR family NAD(P)-dependent oxidoreductase has protein sequence MDLQLKDKRALVTGSSTGTGAEIAKTLAREGAYVIVHDRDRHRSEAVAADIREEGGKAAVVIGDLGSVTTAQQVAKDARDAFGGVDILINNAGLIGYYETWDDVNDQNWAQMYDGVVLVIVRLINALKPHMETLGWGRIINIASAQLLQPFAMMPDYTAAKCAVLNLTKSLSKRLYSAKLKDIKTNSCH, from the coding sequence ATGGATTTACAACTCAAAGACAAACGAGCGTTAGTCACAGGTTCCAGTACAGGAACGGGAGCTGAGATTGCTAAAACCCTTGCCCGCGAAGGTGCTTATGTGATTGTGCATGACCGCGATCGCCATCGGTCTGAAGCCGTTGCCGCAGATATTCGAGAAGAGGGAGGTAAAGCCGCTGTGGTCATTGGGGATCTCGGCTCAGTCACTACCGCTCAACAGGTTGCGAAGGATGCCCGTGATGCGTTTGGTGGAGTGGATATTCTGATCAACAATGCTGGGCTGATTGGCTATTACGAAACCTGGGATGATGTCAATGATCAGAACTGGGCGCAGATGTATGACGGTGTTGTGCTGGTGATTGTCCGTCTGATCAATGCGTTGAAACCTCACATGGAAACGCTGGGATGGGGACGCATCATCAATATTGCGAGTGCTCAATTATTACAACCGTTTGCCATGATGCCTGACTACACAGCGGCAAAATGTGCAGTCTTAAATCTCACCAAAAGTTTGTCGAAACGGTTGTACAGTGCCAAATTAAAGGACATCAAGACAAATTCATGCCATTGA
- a CDS encoding ABC transporter substrate-binding protein produces the protein MPHLFSRRSFIRSSALATASTLITAGCSRHNLSSSASSDQPIRLGLNLWPGAIPWQIAEEQELFKAAGINAEILWFQVLGDQINAFNAGKIDIANLTLNDLFMSNSNGVPCKLILMPDVSAGADAIVASNSINSVQDFVGKQAGVEVATIGHLLFLQALAHNGIDPQSVPMVNMAADAAIGAIIAGKLDVAYSYDPFITQLLNSGKGNVVFSSKDVPGLIADTVVAQQSLLDHRSAEVQKLVDVWHQVLDFRNQHQQEAYAIEAKRAGVSVEDYATLQKGLEWLTPQQTLETFKPGDTTRSLLHAGKVVADFMVEQKLLQTTPPDIATLIDNRFMQDYVSRHPA, from the coding sequence ATGCCTCATCTGTTTTCTCGTCGCTCATTTATTCGATCGTCTGCTTTAGCAACTGCATCTACGCTAATCACCGCAGGTTGTAGTCGGCACAATCTATCTTCATCTGCATCCTCGGATCAGCCCATTCGATTGGGATTAAATTTGTGGCCTGGAGCCATTCCCTGGCAAATTGCTGAAGAACAGGAATTGTTTAAGGCAGCTGGTATCAACGCCGAAATTCTTTGGTTTCAAGTCCTGGGAGATCAGATCAATGCGTTCAACGCAGGCAAGATCGACATTGCTAATCTAACTTTAAACGATCTGTTTATGAGCAACTCCAATGGAGTACCTTGTAAGCTAATTCTGATGCCTGATGTATCGGCGGGTGCAGATGCGATCGTTGCCTCCAATTCGATTAATTCGGTTCAAGACTTTGTTGGCAAGCAAGCAGGGGTTGAGGTCGCTACGATTGGTCATTTATTATTTCTGCAAGCTCTGGCTCACAATGGCATTGATCCTCAATCTGTACCAATGGTCAATATGGCGGCAGATGCCGCGATCGGTGCCATTATTGCGGGCAAGTTGGATGTAGCTTATTCCTACGACCCATTCATCACTCAACTCCTCAATAGTGGCAAAGGGAACGTTGTTTTTTCGAGCAAAGATGTTCCAGGCTTGATAGCCGATACTGTTGTTGCTCAGCAATCCCTATTGGATCATCGCAGTGCAGAAGTGCAAAAACTCGTGGATGTGTGGCATCAAGTTTTAGACTTCCGCAATCAACATCAACAAGAAGCCTACGCGATTGAGGCAAAGCGAGCCGGAGTCTCTGTAGAGGACTATGCCACGTTGCAAAAAGGCTTGGAATGGCTGACCCCACAGCAGACATTAGAAACCTTCAAACCAGGGGATACGACGCGATCGCTGCTTCATGCAGGTAAAGTCGTTGCAGATTTCATGGTTGAGCAAAAGCTGTTGCAAACCACTCCTCCAGATATAGCAACGCTGATTGACAATCGCTTTATGCAAGATTACGTGTCACGCCATCCTGCTTAG
- a CDS encoding alpha/beta hydrolase → MTQSVLKYNTFMQSITKQKISFQRDELKLVGHLFTPPNFDSTLKYPTLICQGSISSVKEMMPDNYARLLAQEGFVVLAFDYASYGESEGLPRQNENVAGKLKDLQAAVSYLKTLPFVDKIGMVGICTSGGNAAYLAAQDDRLAAVAAVVPWMYEPALAEPFWGKETLEHNRKRAEDARQRFEQSGDFLTTQIFTNTPEVEGFNLTPGEYYFDLHRGGSIPNWKNAIFWGAWDEWVEVFDPISQASKITIPVLVFSTDDALIPAQARKFYELVQSEKELVWSEGYHFNFYDVAPEMYKAIDAVVPFMQKHLV, encoded by the coding sequence ATGACTCAATCCGTCCTCAAGTACAACACTTTTATGCAATCCATCACCAAACAAAAAATTAGTTTCCAGCGAGATGAGTTGAAATTAGTTGGACATTTGTTTACACCTCCTAATTTTGATTCCACACTCAAATATCCAACACTGATCTGTCAGGGTTCAATCAGTTCTGTCAAAGAAATGATGCCTGATAATTATGCTCGACTGTTAGCCCAAGAAGGATTTGTGGTTCTTGCGTTTGACTATGCCTCTTATGGCGAAAGTGAAGGCCTACCGCGCCAGAATGAGAACGTAGCAGGCAAACTGAAAGATTTGCAAGCAGCAGTTTCCTACCTCAAAACACTACCTTTTGTAGACAAAATTGGTATGGTGGGAATCTGCACATCTGGTGGCAATGCGGCGTATCTTGCAGCTCAAGACGATCGCCTCGCTGCCGTGGCTGCGGTGGTTCCCTGGATGTACGAACCGGCATTAGCAGAACCCTTTTGGGGCAAGGAAACGTTGGAGCATAATCGAAAACGAGCCGAAGATGCCCGTCAGCGATTTGAGCAATCTGGTGACTTCCTGACCACTCAAATTTTTACCAACACGCCAGAAGTTGAAGGGTTTAATCTCACTCCCGGTGAGTATTATTTCGATTTGCATCGTGGTGGCAGTATTCCTAACTGGAAGAATGCGATTTTTTGGGGTGCCTGGGATGAATGGGTTGAGGTATTTGATCCGATCAGTCAAGCCTCTAAAATCACAATTCCAGTGTTGGTATTTAGTACCGATGATGCTTTGATTCCGGCTCAAGCCCGTAAGTTTTATGAGTTGGTGCAGAGTGAAAAAGAATTGGTGTGGTCAGAAGGGTATCACTTCAATTTCTATGATGTTGCACCTGAAATGTACAAAGCGATCGATGCCGTTGTCCCCTTCATGCAGAAGCATCTGGTGTAA
- a CDS encoding fatty acid desaturase: protein MTVSSPLVSPLFKNVGAIAYTFAMYALGIGLILVQPWQLNGLGVVLLVHALVLSATFTHEFIHGNIFKDRRLNAFWGQVMTHLNGGCYATWDALVEHHFNHHLHHADFVGFDFLKYFNTMNPWLRSIYVVLEWLYFPIFEFELRWRVILAPWLEPEKRSLRWRAIALMLYRTTLFILLAWISLKGLVLYFVAYISFVNIMRFADAFHHTYEYAIVGQAFPKRDRTYEQEHTFSNLVSIKYPWLNLLFLNFGYHNAHHHNMSCPWYELPELHQKLYSEKGGGLLPLPQLVSNYHHFRLYRLFSGQGDAILDEGTTPGSFTGGVGVSFLTPP from the coding sequence ATGACAGTTTCATCTCCGCTCGTCTCACCCCTATTCAAGAATGTGGGAGCGATCGCCTATACCTTCGCTATGTATGCTCTAGGTATTGGGTTGATCCTTGTGCAACCGTGGCAACTGAATGGGTTGGGTGTTGTTCTACTGGTTCACGCACTTGTTCTTTCCGCAACGTTTACCCACGAATTCATTCACGGCAATATCTTTAAAGATCGGCGGCTAAACGCCTTTTGGGGACAGGTGATGACCCACCTCAATGGGGGATGTTACGCCACTTGGGATGCCCTGGTCGAACATCACTTCAACCATCATTTGCATCATGCTGATTTTGTTGGATTTGATTTTCTCAAATACTTCAATACCATGAATCCGTGGCTCCGCTCCATTTATGTAGTACTGGAATGGTTGTACTTTCCTATCTTTGAATTTGAACTGCGCTGGCGGGTGATCTTAGCTCCCTGGCTTGAGCCTGAGAAACGATCGCTGCGTTGGCGAGCGATCGCATTGATGCTCTATCGTACAACTCTATTCATACTCCTTGCCTGGATTTCCTTGAAAGGATTAGTGCTCTATTTTGTAGCGTACATCTCGTTTGTCAACATCATGCGATTTGCTGATGCGTTTCACCACACATACGAATACGCTATCGTTGGACAAGCTTTTCCTAAGCGCGATCGCACCTATGAACAGGAACATACGTTTTCTAATTTGGTGTCTATCAAGTATCCCTGGCTCAACTTACTTTTTCTCAATTTTGGCTATCACAACGCCCACCACCACAACATGAGTTGTCCCTGGTATGAACTTCCAGAATTACACCAAAAGCTTTATAGCGAGAAGGGAGGGGGATTGTTACCGCTACCTCAGTTAGTTAGTAACTACCATCACTTTCGGTTGTATCGTTTGTTCTCTGGGCAAGGAGACGCCATTCTCGATGAAGGTACAACGCCTGGTTCGTTTACAGGTGGCGTTGGCGTTTCTTTTCTCACCCCTCCGTAG
- a CDS encoding polysaccharide deacetylase family protein — translation MPFAWAAGVRCAAVLSFDVDGESGMLQADPKNKNRLSVMSWARYGPKVGVPRILDMLEAKGVKATFFVPGYTAELYPDLVKRIHDEGHEVGAHGYLHEPVSTLDPIQEEAALVKTCTILEQITGRKPVGYRAPLWEVNPCSAEILARHGLIYDSSLMDDDRPYTFSTPAGDLVQIPVHWTNDDWEQFAFLYEPRIGSGVIESCEKALQVWKEEFDGMHRYGGAFVLTMHPELIGRPARVMMLEQLIDHMRSRDGVWLTTCEEIAHYQISRSAALASTEV, via the coding sequence ATGCCGTTTGCTTGGGCTGCGGGTGTCCGTTGTGCTGCTGTGCTCAGCTTTGATGTGGATGGTGAGTCTGGAATGCTTCAGGCTGATCCTAAAAATAAGAATCGGCTCTCGGTTATGTCATGGGCACGCTATGGTCCTAAAGTTGGAGTCCCTCGAATCTTAGATATGCTTGAAGCAAAAGGGGTAAAAGCCACCTTTTTTGTTCCGGGTTACACCGCCGAACTCTATCCTGACTTGGTTAAGCGGATTCATGACGAAGGACACGAGGTTGGAGCACACGGCTATCTACACGAACCCGTGTCTACCCTTGACCCAATTCAAGAAGAAGCGGCCTTAGTAAAAACTTGTACCATCTTGGAGCAAATCACAGGTCGTAAACCCGTAGGATATCGTGCTCCTTTGTGGGAGGTAAACCCTTGCTCAGCGGAGATTTTAGCTCGTCATGGATTGATCTATGACTCTTCTTTAATGGATGACGATCGCCCCTACACCTTCTCAACACCTGCCGGGGATTTGGTGCAGATCCCTGTTCATTGGACAAACGACGATTGGGAACAGTTTGCCTTTTTGTATGAACCTCGCATCGGTAGTGGTGTCATCGAAAGTTGTGAAAAAGCACTCCAGGTTTGGAAAGAAGAATTTGATGGGATGCACCGCTATGGTGGAGCCTTTGTGTTAACCATGCATCCTGAATTGATTGGTCGTCCGGCACGAGTCATGATGCTAGAGCAATTAATCGATCACATGCGATCGCGTGATGGGGTATGGCTAACCACCTGTGAGGAAATCGCTCACTACCAAATCAGTCGCTCCGCTGCACTCGCCAGTACGGAGGTCTAG
- a CDS encoding SDR family NAD(P)-dependent oxidoreductase, translating into MRLKDKVSLITGAGSGIGQAVALRFASEGAIVVIADRNLEAAEKTQYLIEQTGGTGHAIAVDVTQEQQVVDAIATTIQQFGRLDVLHNNAGISILKPITETTEADWDLLFNINLKGVFFGCKHAIPPMVQQGGGVIINTASELAIVGQSLYTAYCATKGGVLAFTRALSVEWAAKGIRINAICPGPIQTPMLQAEFNLASNPTAEEVATIQSIPVGRLGAPDDIARVALFLASDDAVFVHGAAIVADGGRTTL; encoded by the coding sequence GTGAGATTAAAGGACAAAGTCAGTCTCATTACCGGGGCTGGATCAGGAATTGGACAGGCTGTTGCTTTGAGATTTGCCAGTGAAGGGGCGATTGTTGTGATCGCTGATCGCAATTTAGAAGCCGCCGAAAAAACTCAATATTTAATAGAACAGACAGGCGGAACGGGTCACGCAATTGCAGTTGATGTGACGCAAGAACAACAAGTTGTAGATGCGATCGCCACGACTATTCAGCAATTTGGGCGATTAGACGTATTGCATAACAATGCCGGAATTTCGATTCTCAAACCCATCACTGAAACCACAGAAGCCGATTGGGATTTGTTGTTTAATATCAATCTCAAAGGTGTATTTTTTGGTTGCAAACATGCCATTCCGCCGATGGTGCAGCAAGGGGGCGGTGTGATTATCAACACGGCTTCTGAATTAGCGATCGTCGGTCAGTCGCTCTACACGGCCTACTGTGCCACTAAAGGAGGTGTGTTGGCATTCACTCGCGCCCTATCGGTCGAGTGGGCTGCCAAAGGAATTCGGATTAACGCCATTTGCCCCGGTCCCATTCAAACGCCCATGCTTCAGGCTGAATTTAATCTGGCAAGCAACCCAACAGCAGAAGAAGTTGCCACGATTCAATCGATCCCAGTTGGGCGGTTAGGCGCACCTGATGATATCGCTCGCGTTGCACTGTTTCTTGCCAGTGATGATGCTGTGTTTGTCCACGGTGCGGCGATTGTGGCTGATGGAGGACGAACAACTCTTTAG
- a CDS encoding alpha/beta fold hydrolase, with the protein MLINDGYTKYQTIQSIGQDADDLGDRLSELTMPTSLIHGQSDQLTSSVWGKRLSQPLPNAQLTLIDCCGHLPHVEQPNDALEEALVIQPRFIQHLCNSS; encoded by the coding sequence ATGTTAATCAATGATGGTTATACCAAATACCAGACGATTCAATCGATTGGTCAAGATGCAGATGACTTGGGCGATCGCCTGTCTGAACTCACCATGCCAACATCATTAATTCACGGACAAAGTGATCAGCTTACATCATCGGTATGGGGCAAACGCTTGTCTCAACCGCTTCCCAATGCTCAACTTACACTCATTGATTGTTGTGGACACTTACCACATGTTGAGCAACCAAATGATGCTTTGGAGGAAGCGTTAGTGATCCAACCAAGATTCATTCAGCATCTGTGCAATAGTTCATAA
- a CDS encoding SDR family oxidoreductase, whose product MARHHKRKILQKKGLLFLFPWHIIAALAIEFAQHNIRVLAVVPGLTRSPGMLSVMERVDAQTGGSIGDRFTATFPAKRLAEPDDIACVMTFAAGDLALFMTGFTLLADGGEVYGAGTTAATH is encoded by the coding sequence GTGGCGCGGCACCACAAGCGTAAAATTCTGCAAAAAAAGGGGTTACTATTTTTATTCCCCTGGCACATAATCGCCGCGTTAGCTATCGAGTTTGCTCAACATAATATTCGCGTTTTAGCCGTGGTTCCAGGATTGACGCGATCGCCCGGAATGCTGTCTGTAATGGAACGGGTTGATGCTCAAACAGGGGGTTCCATTGGCGACCGATTTACAGCTACGTTCCCTGCAAAACGTTTAGCTGAACCCGATGATATTGCTTGTGTGATGACGTTTGCCGCTGGCGACCTTGCCCTATTCATGACAGGTTTTACTCTGCTTGCTGATGGTGGCGAGGTGTATGGCGCAGGAACGACGGCAGCTACTCATTAA
- a CDS encoding helix-turn-helix domain-containing protein — MPSSLKQLTDEPIELTWNSFRVCRDVSPPPPDRVVYSRQPDHCIIFHIANADHLERRLEGGKWMRSPSYPGGLTFVPAQHAPEWLWDREVELLEIYLPPSHLEQVAIESFEKPPQQIELIDRFATRDPFLEQLALAFIAELNSGTLFNKLYVESLQNVLAVHLLRQHCTITVRNPNTPQDLPQAKLQRVIDYIQSHLEQEIELADLAKVASMSPHHFGKRFKQTTGMPPHRYVMKCRIEQARKLLSNPQLAIAEVGQQLGFYDQSHFTHTFRKHTMLTPRQYRDRL; from the coding sequence ATGCCTTCGTCCTTAAAGCAACTGACTGATGAACCGATAGAGCTGACATGGAATAGTTTTCGAGTCTGTCGAGATGTGAGTCCACCACCTCCCGATCGCGTTGTTTATTCTAGACAACCAGACCATTGCATCATCTTTCATATTGCTAATGCTGATCATTTAGAACGGCGGTTGGAGGGTGGTAAATGGATGAGAAGCCCCTCTTATCCGGGTGGGCTTACATTTGTACCTGCTCAGCACGCTCCTGAGTGGCTTTGGGACAGAGAGGTTGAGCTGTTAGAAATTTATTTACCGCCCTCACACCTTGAACAAGTGGCGATCGAGAGTTTTGAAAAACCACCCCAGCAAATTGAGTTAATCGATCGATTTGCAACTCGTGACCCGTTTCTAGAACAACTTGCGCTAGCATTTATCGCAGAATTGAATAGCGGTACTCTGTTTAACAAGCTCTACGTTGAATCGCTGCAAAATGTGTTAGCGGTTCATTTGTTACGTCAGCATTGCACAATTACCGTTCGCAATCCCAACACTCCTCAAGATTTGCCGCAAGCTAAGTTGCAGCGGGTCATAGATTACATTCAAAGCCATTTAGAACAAGAAATAGAATTAGCTGACTTAGCCAAGGTTGCGAGTATGAGTCCGCATCATTTTGGCAAGCGGTTCAAACAAACCACCGGAATGCCTCCTCATCGATATGTCATGAAATGCCGAATTGAACAAGCTAGAAAGCTTCTATCGAACCCACAACTTGCAATTGCTGAAGTCGGTCAGCAGTTGGGTTTTTATGACCAGAGCCATTTCACTCATACGTTTCGTAAGCACACAATGCTGACCCCGCGACAATACCGCGATCGCCTCTAA